The following coding sequences are from one Geothrix sp. window:
- a CDS encoding methyl-accepting chemotaxis protein gives MSESAPRSALAGFAAGDGEQLNRDLAGLEKVINKSAAGAARTSVRVQTLAREIDQILASTRTMQETLDNLGGNISLSAIATEEAAESTRRMADQTQKGRQESDQAVATVRQLQQQTTVTSERLESLLGHILKVNEVSQVIGEIADRTGMLSLNAAIEAAHAGAAGRGFAVVAEEVRKLADRTSLQTQEIAALLEAIRKDLDPAREAMEQSLGLAATTRVQVEAVEQRLSDIADLAESTAGNVSSLAGTATEEQEAAQSLMEASGRLLESTGTLKSAAEAVAQDAFAVTSLTEEGHRHLAAYDTGSLFHRALGLARDLATTSATILEGPVREGRISAEQLLALDYTEIRGPEIQSLSRFFNVLHVPQEGFTPPKFRTAYDGLVDRTLQEAFDRVLEQEPRLTFALIIDLNSYGPSHNKAFAKDWTGQPDRDLAGNRVKRFFTDNRVLVRGARHGLGEAAEALPDRVDRTAFQRVADLGEKAASREEFLVQTYARDTGAIITVLTVPLFVRGQRYGVSLLGWSSDD, from the coding sequence ATGTCCGAGTCCGCCCCGAGATCCGCTTTGGCTGGCTTCGCGGCAGGCGATGGGGAGCAGCTCAACCGGGACCTAGCCGGACTGGAGAAGGTGATCAACAAGTCCGCCGCCGGCGCCGCCAGGACCTCGGTCCGGGTGCAGACCCTGGCGCGGGAGATCGATCAGATCCTCGCCAGCACCCGCACCATGCAGGAGACCCTGGACAACCTGGGGGGGAACATCTCGCTGTCTGCGATCGCCACGGAGGAGGCCGCCGAGTCCACCCGTCGCATGGCGGACCAGACGCAGAAGGGCCGCCAGGAGAGCGACCAGGCCGTGGCCACGGTGCGGCAGCTCCAGCAGCAGACGACGGTGACCTCCGAGCGCCTGGAGTCGCTGCTGGGCCACATCCTGAAGGTCAACGAGGTATCCCAGGTCATCGGCGAGATCGCGGATCGCACGGGCATGCTCAGCCTCAACGCCGCCATCGAGGCGGCCCATGCCGGCGCCGCTGGCCGGGGGTTCGCCGTGGTGGCCGAGGAGGTCCGGAAGCTGGCGGATCGGACCTCGCTGCAGACCCAGGAGATCGCGGCCCTGCTGGAGGCCATCCGGAAGGATCTGGATCCGGCCCGGGAGGCCATGGAGCAGAGCCTGGGGCTGGCAGCCACGACGCGCGTCCAGGTCGAGGCCGTCGAGCAGCGTCTGTCGGACATCGCGGATCTGGCGGAATCCACCGCCGGGAACGTGTCCAGCCTCGCGGGGACCGCCACGGAGGAGCAGGAGGCGGCCCAGAGCCTGATGGAGGCCTCCGGGAGGCTGCTGGAGTCCACCGGAACCTTGAAGTCCGCAGCCGAGGCCGTGGCCCAGGACGCCTTCGCCGTGACCTCGCTCACGGAGGAGGGCCACCGGCATTTGGCGGCCTACGACACGGGCTCCCTCTTCCATCGCGCCCTTGGCCTGGCCAGGGATCTGGCCACCACCAGCGCCACCATCCTCGAAGGCCCTGTCCGGGAAGGACGCATCAGCGCCGAGCAGCTGCTGGCCCTCGACTACACTGAGATCCGGGGTCCCGAGATCCAGAGCCTGTCCCGGTTCTTCAACGTCCTGCACGTGCCCCAGGAAGGGTTCACTCCGCCCAAGTTCCGCACGGCCTACGACGGCCTGGTGGACCGGACCCTGCAGGAGGCCTTCGACCGCGTCCTGGAGCAGGAGCCGCGGCTGACCTTCGCCCTGATCATCGACCTGAACTCCTATGGGCCCTCGCACAACAAGGCCTTCGCCAAGGACTGGACCGGACAGCCGGACAGGGACCTGGCCGGCAACCGCGTGAAGCGCTTCTTCACGGACAACCGGGTGCTGGTCCGGGGTGCGCGGCATGGGCTGGGCGAAGCGGCCGAGGCCCTGCCGGATCGGGTGGATCGGACCGCCTTCCAGCGAGTGGCCGATCTCGGTGAGAAGGCCGCCAGTCGCGAGGAGTTCCTGGTGCAGACCTACGCCCGGGACACCGGTGCCATCATCACCGTCCTCACCGTGCCGCTCTTCGTCCGGGGCCAGCGCTACGGCGTCAGCCTCCTGGGCTGGAGCAGCGACGACTGA